Below is a genomic region from Gemmobacter sp. 24YEA27.
CCGCAGCGGTGACGGGGAAAGTGGCGGCGGCACCGCGCGCGACCGCGTCTTCCCAAGCCAGGGGCGGCGGGCTTTCGAGCAGCGCCGCGCGGGCGAGAATGGCATCGGTGGCGGTCTCTGTGCCGAGGATATGGCCCAGCCGGGCAGGGGCGCCGCCTTCCAGGGTGGCCTCGCGCAGGCGGGTGATTTCTGTGCTCTCGGCGCGTGAGAGGCGTAGTGTCTCGCCCAGGGTGTCGCCGCCCATGACCGCAAGGCGGCGGGTCCAGCGCGGGGTGCGGCCCGTCTCGAAATGGACCAGCAAGGCGACCTGGCGCGCATCGGCGCCGGGCAACGCGGCCGCCAGCACGCCCGCAGCCTGCATCGCCGCCAGCGCAGGTGCCGGATCGGGGGCGGCGAGGAGCTTTTTCAGCTCGGCCCCGACCCTTTCGCGCGACAGCGTGTCGACCCCGCCCGCCAGCGCCGCGCAGGCGCCGAGGCTGTCCGGGTCCGGGCCCTCATCCGGGTCGCCATACCAGGCGTAAAAACGGAAGAAGCGCAGGATGCGCAGGTAATCCTCGCGGATCCGCGCCTCTGCCGCGCCGACAAAGCGGATATGGCGGGCCAGCGCATCCGCGAGGCCGGTGCCCAAAGGGTCGGTCACGGTGCCATCTGCCCGGGCGTAGAGCGCGTTCATGGTGAAGTCGCGCCGCATGGCATCATCTTCGATCCGGTCGGCAAAAGCCACCACGGCGCGGCGGCCATCCGTTTCGACATCGCGCCGCCAGGTGGTGATCTCATAGGGCGCGTCACCGATGATCACGGTGACTGTGCCATGGTCGATCCCGGTCGGCACGACGCGAAGCCCTGCCGCGCGGGCGAGCCCGATCACCCGGTCGGGATGCGCATCGGTCGAGATATCGACATCGGCGACAGGCGCGCCGATCAGCGCATTCCTGACGCAGCCGCCCACCGCCAGGGCCTGATGGCCCGCGCTTTCCAACAGGCGAAAGACCTGCTGGCTTTCGGTGCGGGTGAGCCAGTCGCCGGTGATCTTCATGATGCAGTGGTTTTCATGACCCGTCCCGCCCGGCAGCGCGCCCGGCAAGGCCGCGCAGGATACGGGCGGTGGCACCCCAGATATACCAGGGCCCCCAGGGCACGGTGTAATAGCGTCGCCATTCACCGCGCCACATCCGCCGCTCGATCGAGTAACGCGGGATCGACAGAAGATGTGCCAGCGGCACGGTGAAAACCTCTGCGACCTCGCCGGCCTCGGGGCGCGGGGCAAACGGGGCCGCTATAAGCCCCAGAATCGGGGTGACCTGAAAGCCGGTCACCGTCTCATGGTCCGGCAGGCGGCCAAGGACCTCGACCGCGCCGGGGGCAAGGCCGGTTTCCTCCCATGCCTCGCGCAGGGCGGTGGCCTCGGGGCCTGCATCCCCTTCGTCGGTCTTGCCGCCCGGGAAGGCGATCTGGCCGGGATGGTGTTTCAGCTGCGAGGAGCGTTTCGTCAGCATCACCCGCGCGCCGCCCTGCATCAGCAGCACCGGGATCAGCACGGCGGCGGGGCGCAGTTTGCGCCCCTCGGGCAGGCGGATGCCGGGGTTCAGGTCGTAATCCGACGATGGCGGGGTGGCCCCTGGCAAAGCCAGGAGCTGCCGCAGCGTCTCGGGCGAAGGGTCAGCCGCCATTGCCGGTGGTGCTGGCCGCAGCTGTGCCCTCAAAACCGAGCGTTGCCGGGTCCATCTCGTAATGCGCGCCGCAGAACTGGCAATCGGCGGTGACCTTGCCTTCGGCTGTCGTCATATGGGCGATGTCTTTCTGGCTGTAGATCGAGAGCGTGTTGCGCACCTTATCTTCCGAGCACGAACAGCCGAACCGCAACGGCTGTGCGTCAAACACCCGGGGCTCTTCCTCGTGGAACAGCCGCACCAGCAGTTCCGTCGGCGCGACATTGGGGCCGATCAGCTCCAGCGTCTCGACCGTGTCGAGGAGGTGATTGGCGCGGTTCCAGTCTTCGGCCGGTGCGCCGGAAAGAATATCCGCATGGGTCAGCAGCCCGCTTTCGCCCGAGCCCTGCGCCGCGGCCACACCGCCGGTTTGCGGCATATGTTGCAGCATGATGCCGCCCGCGCGCCAGCCGGCCTCACGCCCCGGCTCGTGGCTTTTGCCAAAGCTCAGTGCGAAACGGGTCGGGATCTGTTCGGATTGCGCGAAATAGCTTTCGGCACAGGATCTCAGGCTGCCCCCGGCGATGGGGGTAAAGCCCTGATAGGGCAGCATCCCTTCCCCCTGGTCGAGCATGACCGCGAAATACCCGTCGCCGATCAGCGAGAAAGGATCATCGGTTTCCCAAACGCGCTCAGCATCATAGCTGGCATAGGCGCGGATGCGGGCGGGTTCGCCCTCGGCGGTCGGGCCGTAATAATCGGTGGCAATCAGCCGGGCCGCACCATTGCCCCGGATCTGCAGCGAGAGCTTCCAGCGCAGTTTGATCGTCTGCCCGATCAGCGCGGTCAGAAGCGCACATTCTGCCACCAGCGCCTCGATGGCGGGCGGGTATTTGTGTTGCGAAAGGACCTGGTCAAGCACCCCGTCCAGCCGCGCGACCCGGCCACGGATGCCGCTGAGGTCGAGCTGGAAGGGAAGGACCGTGTCATCCCATGCGATTTTGGAGCCGATCTGGATCCCGGTTGCCATAGATTTATCCTCGGGCGCGGAATTTGCGCATGTCTGAAGGGCTGAGACCCGGGCAGGGCCTGGGCTCTGCACGCGCACGCCATCAGCCTTGCCCATCAGGGCGGGCTCTGGCAAGGCTGGTGGCAGAACGGCACCCGGGCCGGGACTGGGTTCGACGGCCTATATAGGCGCGCCAGGGCGGGTGACCAAGGGGGGCCGTTTATGGGGCGCTGTATGGGGATGCGATGATCAGGCGGTATGGCGAGGCGGTGAAACCCGGGCAGCAGTATCGCCGGCGACCAGGGGTCTATGCGGTTCTGTGGCGCGGGGGCCGGATCCTGACCACCTTTCAGCAAAGTCCGGTGCCGGAGCTTCAGCTGCCGGGCGGCGGAATAGATCCGGGCGAGAACCCTCTGGCGGCATTGCATCGCGAGGTCTTTGAGGAGACCGGCTGGAAGATTGACGCGCCGCGCCGGATCGGGACCTATCGGCGGTTCACCTTCATGCCGGATTATGACTTCTGGGCCGAGAAGGTCTGCACGGTCTGGCTGGCGCGGCCGGTCCTGCGGCACGGGCCGCCAGGCGAGCCGGGCCATACGGCAGTCTGGCTGACCCCGGGAGAGGCGCTGGAGCGTTTGGGCAGCGAGGGTGACCGCGCCATGCTGGCACGAGTGCTGGCTGGCCGGTGACGGAAGCGGGGGGCATTTCCCTCCGCATCCCCGGTAGTATTTTGATCAGGAGGCAGGGGCGATCAGAGCCCGGCCTCATCCTCGGTCAGCAGGTCTTCCGCGACGAGACGACGGGCGAGGCCTTCCCAGCTTTCGACCTGATGGGTGCGCCAGCCGCGCCTGGCGGCGGCGGCGATATTGTCCGCGCGGTCATCGGCAAAGAGCAGCCGGTCGGGGGCAATGCCGCAATCCGCCTCGACATGCGCGTAGAGCGCGGGGTCTGGTTTCACCAGCCGCAGGCGGCCCGAGATATAGAGCCGGTCGAAATCGGCGAGGAAGCCGTAGCGCAGCAGGGCATGGTCCCAGGAACCGTCGCCGAAATTCGTCAAAGCAAAGACCGGGATGCCTTTTGCGCGCAAAGTGTCACGCAGCCGGATTGCTCCGGTGATCGGCGGCGAGGCGAGATCATGCCAGCGGTCATGCCACATCATGATCTCGGCCGCCCAGGCCGGATGGCGTGCAGCGAGATCCTCGATCGAGGCGCGGAACGGCGCGCCGGCGTCGACTTCGTCATTCACTTCCATCACGCCGGTCTCGGCAAAAAGCGCGCGGCGGCGGTCCTCGCCGATCTCGCGGTCATAGAAACCCTCGGGATCCCAGCGGAGCAGCACATTACCGATGTCGAAGATGACGGCTTCGGGTTTCACGTCTTTTTCCTTTTGCCGATGATCGCCTCACGCCAGACGATATAGATGCCCGAGCCGCAGATCAGCGCGATGCCGCCCCAGGAGGTGAGGTCGGGCCAGGTGCCAAAAATGGTGACGCCCCAGAAAATCGCCATCGGCATCCCGGTATAGTCGAAAGGGGCGAGGATGGCGGCTTCGGTGGTGCGATAGGCCTGAGCGACCATAAGCCCGCCGGTCACCACGCAGCAGCCGGTCAGCAAAAGCCAGGGGATATCGGCAAGCGGCGGCCAGATCCAGGGGCGCAACAGAAAGCTCCAGAGCTCATCGCCGGTGTCGAACCGGCCATCACCGCAGATAAGACCCATAAGCGATGACAGGATGATGAAACCCGAGATGACATAGAAAGAAAATGTCATCGCCGTCTCGGTTTCGCGCATTGATCGGGTCATCAGATTGCCGATCGCATAGAGCAGCGAAGACAGGAGCACGAGCAGGGCGGCGATCTGGATGACCCCGGCGCCGGGTCGCAGGATCAGGATGGTGCCGATCAGACCGAGGAATACCGCAAACCAGCGCCTTGGTCCGACACGTTCATGCAGCGCAAGGACGGAAAGCGCGGTCACCATCAGCGGGCTCGTATACGACACCGCCGCGGCATCGGCCATCGGCATCACCGCGAGGCCGGTGTAATAGACCGAGTTCGAGATCAGGATGACGAGAACGCGGATCAGGTGTCCCAGTGGCCTTCGGGTGCGCAGCTGCGCAAAGCCGCGCCCGGAGCGCGCGATCAGGAACAGCAGGACCGTCATCCCGATCAGCGAGCGGATCAGGATGATCTGATGCAGCGCATAGCCGCTGGACAGCTGCTTGATCGCCATATCATTGACCGAGTAAAGCGCGGTGCCTCCTGCGGCGAGCAGGATGCCGGTCAGAACCGGCGAGGGGCCGGATGGGCCGGCATGGTGTATGGGCTCAGACATGATGGCAGCAGGTTCAGCCTGCTTTTCCGCCGGCGTCTGTCCTGCCCGCGACATCGGCGCGGCGCATCACGCGATCCAGCGATTCCAGAAACCGGGAGCGGTCGGCTTTCGAGAAGGCGCGGCCACCCCCCTGGCGGAACGGATCGGCCGAGCGCAGGTCTGCCATCAGATCGCGGGTGGCCAGAACCGAGCCGATATTGCGCTCATGCAGCTCTTCCCCATTGGGTTTGACAACAAAAGCGCCGCCTTCGATCACGCGCGCGGCCAGCGGGATATCCGAGGTCACCACCACATCACCGCGCCCCGCGCGATCCGCGATCCAGCGATCGGCCTCGTCCAGGCCCTGACCGACATAGACCGACGAGACCAGTGGATTGGCCGAGGGCCGGATGCCGCCATTCGAAACGAGCACCATCGGCTGGCGCAGCCGGGTTGCAACCTGTTCGGCCTCGGCTTTCACCGGGCAGGCATCAGCGTCGATGTAAAGCGTCATCGGGCATTCCTGACATGCGTTGTCATCTCTGGCTGGTCGGGGAAGCCTCCGGCGGGGATATTTAAGGACAGATGAAACACGGATATTTTCATCTGTCTCTAAATATCCCGGGGGAGAGGCCCTGAAAGGGCCGAGGGGGCAGGGCCCCCTCTTTGTCTTCAGCCCCTCAGCGCGTCGACATGGAAGGAGATGTGATCTTCGATGAAGGAGGACACGAAGAAATAGCTGTGGTCATAGCCTTTCTGCATCCGGAAGGTGCCGCCCTGGCGGCGTTCGGTCATCGCGGCGGCAAGGGCTTCGGGTTTCAGGAGGTCGATGAACTGATCAGAGGTGCCCTGGTCGATCAGCACCGGCCCGTCAAAGCCACGTTTGCGCATCAACGCCGAGGCGTCATGCGGCGCCCATGTGCTCTCATCCGCGCCCAGATAGGCGGTAAACTGTTTGCGGCCCCAGTCTGACGCCATCGGGTTGCAGATCGGCGAAAAGGCCGAGACCGAGGAAAAGCGGCCCGGGAGACTCATCGCGATGGTCAGCGCGCCATGGCCGCCCATCGAGTGGCCGGTGATCGCCTGAAGGCCCTCCTCCAGCGGGAAGGCGCGGAACACGAGGTCCGGCAGCTCATCCGTCACATAATCCCACATCTTGTAATGCCTGGCCCAGGGGCCTTCGGTCGCATTCACATAGAAGCCGGCACCCTGGCCCAGATCATAGGCCTCGTCATTGGCGACTGCCTCGCCGCGCGGGCTGGTATCGGGGAAGATCAGCGCGATGCCGGCCTCTGCGGCCCAGCGTTGCGCGCCGGCTTTCACCATCGCATTCTCATGCGTGCAGGTCAGGCCTGAGAGATACCATAACAGCGGCACGGGCCCGTCTTCGGCCCCTTCCGGCAGGAAAAGGCCAAAGGTCATATCGGTCCGCGTGGTCTCCGAGGCATGGCTATAGACGCCCTGCACCCCGCCAAAGCAGCGGTTTTCCGAAATCGTCTTCATGGTCTCTCCTCTTTCGTCTCCGGATGGGGCGGATCCCGGCCCCCTCCGGCTTTGGCGCCACCATGGAGTTATTGCCGCGCCGGAGCAAGGGGCGCGGGCGCGGCTAACCGCCGCCGATCAGCACGCCGGCGGCGAAGACCAGCGCGCCGCCCAGCACGACCTGGAAGGCCGCACGCAGGAAAGGCGTCTCCATATAGCGGTTCTGGATCCAGGCGATGGCCCAGAGTTCGAAGAACACTACGATCATCGCGATGGTGGTGGCCAGGTGGAAATTCGGGATCAGATAAGGCAGCGCATGGCCAAGCCCGCCAAGGGCCGTCATCACCCCGGTCGCGATGCCGCGCTTGAGTGGGCTGCCGCGCCCCGAGATCCGGCCATCATCCGCCGCGGCTTCGGTAAAGCCCATCGAGATCCCGGCGCCGACCGAAGCGGCCAGCCCCACCAGAAAGGTCGTATGGGTGTTTTGCGTCGCGAAAGCCGTGGCGAAGATCGGCGCGAGGGTCGAGACCGAGCCATCCATCAGCCCGGCAAGGCCTGGCTGTACCCAGGTCAGGATGAACTGGCGCTTTTCCGTCTGGCTTTCGGCAGCACTTGCATCGTCGCTCAGATGGGTTTTTGTCAGCTGATCGGCGGCCCGTTCATGGGCCGATTCCGCCTGGGCCAGATCGCCCAGCAATTTGCGCGTCGCGGCATCGGTGGCATGGGCGGCGGCGCTTTCATAAAAGGCGCCGGCCTCGCGTTCCATTTTTGCCGCCTCTGCCCGGATCACGTCCAGCGACATCTGCGTCTTCAGCCAGACCGGCCTGCGCATATGGAACCCTGCCACATGTTCGCGCCGGATCAGTGGGATCACCTGGCCGAACCGGCTGGTGAAAAGGTCGATCAGCGCGCGGCGATGGCCATCTTCCTCAAGCGCCATCCCGTCAAACACCGCTGCGCTGGCGGGGTATTCCGCCCGGAGATGGTCGGCGTAATGGCGGTAAATGCGTGCGTCATCTTCTTCTGACGAGATCGCCAGAGCGAGGATCTCTTTCTCCGAGAGATCCCGGAGCCGGCGGCGGGATGAGAGCGCGGTCAACATCTCGGACCTCCATCACAGCGGCATCACTAAAGCACCCCTGCACCATCTTTGCGCGATATGCTGCATTGCGGTCAGCTAGCCTGCTGCGCTGCCGGAAGGCCAGCCGGAAAATCTGGTCCGGGGGCGAATTGACAAGCCTCATGGTTGCCAACTGCCCGACCCGCGGCCATGATGCTGCTGTTATGACATGTATTTCCGACTCCGAGGTCCGCAGAGGCCGAAAATTTGATCAGGTTCAGGAAGGCGCATTGCGTGTTTTCCTGCGCGATGGGTTTGAAGGCGCATCGGTCGATGAGATCGCCCGCGAGGCCGGGGTTTCCAAGGCCACGCTCTATTCCTACTTCCCCGACAAACGCGTAATGTTTGCCGAGGTGTTCAGCGTCGAATGCCAGCGTCAGGCCAGCCTTGCCGAGGCGGATATGACGCAGACGCCCCCGGCGCGCGAGTTTCTGGCTCAGTCCTCGCGGCGGGTGATCCGCTTTGCGCTGTCGGATTTCGGGCGGCAGCTCTTCCGGCTTGTGGTGGGCGAAGTGTCGCGCTTTCCCGAGCTGGCGCGGCAGTTCTATGTGAACGGGCCGGGGATGGTCAGGGGCCGGCTGGAGATCCGCCTGCGCGAACTGGCGGCACGCGGCGAGCTGGAGATCGCGGATTTCGACCTGGCGGTGGATCAGTTCGTGCAGCTGGCGAAATCGACAGTCCATGACCGGGCGATGCTGAACCTCGTCGATGATATCCATCCCGAAGAGATCGAGCGCGCGGTCACGGCCACAGTGGAGATGTTCATGGCGCGCTACGGGGCGAAAGGCTGAGGCGGGTGCTCTCCGGGCGTCCTCTGGGCCGGCCATAAACGGCAGGCCAGCCCGCCTCGGCGGCAATCTGTCAGCTGCAAAGAGCCGAAGCCAGCTATCACCTGAGGGACGCAGGGTTGCGTTGTGCAGGATCACAGGCGGGGCCCGGGCACCGCTTAAGGTGACGGGATGCCGCCCGACTGAAGCAGCAGATAATCCTGACCATCCGCATGGCCATCACCCGCCTGCGTGAACTGATTTGCCCGATAGAACGCAAGTGCCGGGGTGTTCACTGCGACGCATTTGAGACGGTAGGGGGCGGTTGGCCAGCCGGGCAAGGCCCCGAGAAGGGCTGACCCGATGCCACGGCGTGGAAGCTCCGGGTCAACATGCAGGTGATGGATGAAACTGTCGGGCTCCCAGACCGAGATGAACCCCAGAATCCGACCGGCATCCACTGCGACATATTTCAGTTCATCGACTGTCTGGATGTCGAAGTCCTCGGCACGCAGCGAGGACCGTTCCTCCCAGACGAAGGCCGAGCGTCTGGATCGCAGGAACAGGTCCCGCAAAGCTGGCAGGTCCTGGGCGTCGGCAATTCGGGTTATCAGGGTCGCACCCTTTCCTGGGCTTATGGCAGTGTCCGGCCATTGGTCAGTCAATCAGACCAATGGCACCCCGGTCCCGTTAAGGAGCCTGAAGACCACCCCGGCAATTATGCGAGGATGGCGGGTTGGCATCCGCTGCGGCCGAAACGCAAAACGGTCCTCTGGCACTGTACTTTGCAAAGAAATGGCCGGGCGCCTGGCTCAGCCATTCTCTTTGAGGATCTGCCCCGCGAGATAGAGCGAGCCGCAGATCAACACCCGTGCTTCGGGCGCCCCGGCGGAAATTTCGTCAAGCGCGGCCTGGACGGATCCTGCAACTGCGGCAGGGATCCCGGCGGTTGCAGCTGCATCGCGCGTTGCCGTGGCCGGCAGGGTGTTCGGCTCGCCCGGGATCTCGACCGCGATCAGGCGCCGCAGCGCGGGGGCGAGCGGGCGCATATAGCCCGTCACATCCTTGGTGTTGAGCATGCCGCAAATCGCGTAAGTGTCGCGCGCGGGCATGCGGGCAAGCGTTGCCGCCACTGCATCGCCGCCTGCCGGATTGTGACCCCCATCAAGCCAGAGCTCGATGCCCGGCGCCGATGCCGCAAGCGGGCCTTGCGTCAGACGTTGCATCCGGGCGGGCCAGATGGCGCGGGTGACGGCGGCCTCGCAGGCGGCCTCATCCCGGCCGAGATGGCGCAGCGCGGCAATCGCCGCCCCGGCATTCTGGATCTGATGCGGCCCCGGCAGATTGGGCAGGGGCAGATCCAGCAGGCCGTTTTCGTCCTGGTAAACCATCCGGCCGCGTTCTTCGGCGATCTGCCAGTGCTGACCGAAGGCAAAGACCGGTGCGCCAAGACGGGCGGCCTTTGCCTCGATCACCGCGAGGCCCGCCTCTTCCTGGGGGCCGACCACGACAGGCACACCGCGCTTGATGATCCCGGCTTTCTCGCCGGCGATTTCGGGCAGCGTCTCGCCGAGATATTGCTGATGGTCGATCGAGACCGGCGTGATGATCGACAGCCGCGGCTGGTCTACGACATTGGTGGCATCAAGCCGCCCGCCAAGCCCGACCTCAAGCAGCGTGAAATCCGCCGGAACCCGCGAAAAAGCGAGCATCGCCGCGACGGTGGTGATTTCAAAAAATGTGATCGGCTCACCGCCATTGGCGGCAATGCATTCATCCAGCAGTGCCATCAGAGCCGGTTCCGAAATCAGCTCGCCCGCGAGCCGGATCCGTTCGTGGAACCGCGCCAGATGCGGCGAGGTATAGGCATGGACCTTTGCGCCCGAGGCCTCGAGCCCGGCGCGGATCATCGCCTGGGTCGAGCCCTTGCCATTGGTGCCCGCGAGATGGATCACCGGCGGCAGGTTACGCTCCGGGTGGCCGAGAGCGGCCAGAAGACGATGCACGCGGTCAAGCGTCAGGTCGATGATTTTTGGATGAAAGCTCATCATCCGCTCGAGGATCGCATCCGATCCGGTGCTGTCTGGCATGGTCATGTCAGAGCGGCGCGCGCGTGATGGCGGACAGCGCGTCATTCACTGCAAAAGCATGCGCGACAATGCCGGTGATGCCGAAGGCTGCGAGCCGGGCCGAATGTTTCACGCGGTACGCCTCTGCCGCGTCAGCCGAGGCGAAGAGGTAGACCCCGCCTGCACGGCCGCTGTCCTGGTTCTCCGTCCAGATCTTCCACAAAAGCCCCGGCTCTCCGGCGATATCCTGTGCCAGGTCCTCCATTGCCGCAGTCATCCCGGCCCCCCAGGGGCCCGTGAAGGGGAAATCGAACTGAAGAAGTGTGACAGACATTGCGAATGCCTTTCCTGGATCAGCTTTGGGGTGTGTCGGGGGCCGGAGCAGTGGTCCCGACCTGGGCCGGCTCGGGGGCGGCAAGATCGGCGCGGATCGCCGGGGGCTGGCCGGTGAGCATCCTGAGGATGGTGATCAGCTCTTCCCGCATGGATTTGCGATGGGTGACGCGGTCAAGCATGCCGTGATCGAGCAGATATTCTGCGCGCTGGAACCCTTCGGGGAGCTTTTCGCGGATGGTCTGCTCGATCACGCGCGGCCCGGCGAAGCAGATCAGCGCATTGGGTTCGGCGATCTGCACATCGCCCAGCATCGCGTAAGAGGCCGTGACACCGCCGGTGGTCGGATGCGTCAGCACCACGATATAGGGAAGCCCCGCCTCTTTCAGCATCTGGATCGCCACGGTCGTGCGCGGCATCTGCATAAGGGCAAGGATCCCCTCCTGCATCCGGGCGCCGCCGGCGGCGGAAAAGACCACGAAGGGCTTCTTCATCTGAACCGCGCGCTCGGCGCCCGCGATGAAGGCATTGCCGACATACATCGACAGCGAGCCGCCGATAAAGGCGAAATCCTGTGCTGCGGCGACAATGGGGGTGCGGCCGATCTCACCCTCGGCCACCAGCATCGCCTCTTTCTCGCCGGTCGATTTCTGTGCGGCCTTCAGGCGGTCAGGATATTTCTTCTGGTCGCGGAAATGCAGCGGATCGGAGATCGGTTCGGGAACCTTCACTTCCGTGAAAATGCCGCCGTCGAACAGCGCGGTAAAGCGATCCCGCGGGCTGATCGCCATATGGTGATCACAATTCGAGCAGACATTGAGATTGGCCTCGAGCTCACGATGGAACAGCATGGTTCCGCATTCCGGACATTTGGTCCACAGGTTCTCGGGCACCTCGCGCCGCGAGAAGAGCGAGTTGATCTTCGGGCGGACGTAATTGGTGATCCAGTTCATATGCAGGCCTTTCCACCGGGGACGTTTCGGGGGTCTGAGGTTCGGGTTCCGAGATAAGGCCCCGGCGCCCTGAATGCAATGCAAAGGCCTGGGGCTGGCGGTGAAGAGGGGGCCAGCCCCCTCGCGGCTTTGCCACTCACCCCCGGGATATTTATAGACAGATGAAATTGGTAAGTGAGAGTGGTTTTCAGCTGTCCTTAAATATCCCCGCCGGAGGCATCCGCAGCCGGCAAGAGGCTCCGGAGTTTCAAAGTTTGCGCCGCGCCCGCAAGGCGGCTCCAAGTGTGCCATCGTCGAGATGGTCAAGTTCCCCACCGACTGGCACGCCCTGGGCGAGGGTGGTGATCTGCGCTGTGGTGAGCGTCAGGGCATCGGCGATATAATGCGCGGTGGTTTGTGCGTCGATGGTTGCGCTCAGTGCGAGGATCACTTCGGTGACAGCCTCGTCCGCGACCCTTGCGACAAGTCGCGGGATGCCCAGCTCTTCGGGGCCAAGCCCGTCCAAAGCCGAAAGTGTGCCTCCGAGAACCTGGTAGCGACCGCGAAACACGCCTGCGCGTTCCAGGGCCCAGAGATCGGCGACATCTTCGACCACGCAAAGTTCTCCGGTGGCCCGGGACGGGTCCTGGCAGATCGGGCAGAGATCAGCGGTCGAGATATTGCCGCAACTCTGGCAGTCGCGTGCGGTCAGCGCCACTTCGGCCAGCGATTGTGCCAGCGGGGCCATGACCTGAGCGCGGCGCTTCAGCATGGCCAGTACTGCGCGCCGGGCCGAGCGCGGGCCGAGGCCCGGCAGCCGCGACATCAGCTGGATCAGCGTTTCGATACCGGTCTCGTCAGAAGTGCGCGTCACTGGGGCGCCGGCATCAGAACGGAAGTTTCATATCGGCCGGCAGGCCGAGCTGTTCAGTCAGGCGGCGCATCTCATCGGCGGATTTCGTAGCGGCGCGCGACTGGGCGTCGCGGATCGCGGCGAGAATCAGGTCCTCCAGCACTTCCTTTTCCGAAGGCACCAGGATTGACGGGTCGATATCGAGCCCGGTCACATCGCCCTTGCAGGTCGCGCGCGCCTTCACGAGGCCGGCGCCGCTTTCGCCCACCACCACGCTGTTTGCGAGGCTCTCCTGCAGATCGGCCATTTTCGTCTGCATTTCCTGGGCGGCTTTCATCATTTTGGCCATATCGCCAATCCCGCCGAGACCACCAAGACCTTTGAACATCGGTTTCTTCCTTTGTGTTTACCGCTGACTGCTGCGCCCCGGGCTGCGGGCAGGGTTATTCCTCGAACGGGTCCCAGTCATCGCCATCCGCCGCCTCGACCTCGGGCAGGGCCTCGAGCGCGGCCTCTGCTTCGGCAGAGCTTGCCGTCCGGATATCGGTGATTTTCGCTTTGGGGAAGGCCGTCAGCACCGCTTTCACCAGCGGGTTCTGCAAGGCGCCGGTTTCCGCCTCACGCCGTTCCTCCTCGCGGATTTCGGCGATGGTGGGGGCGCCGCCGCTGGCGACCACCGAGACGCCCCAGCGGCTGCGGGTCCAGCCCTGGAGGCGTTGCGAGAGTTTGGCCGCCAGATCGCGCGAAGCACCGGGGGCGGGTTCGAACTCGATCCGGCCGGGCGCATATTGCACGAGGCGCAGGCCGGTCTCGACCTCGACCAGCAGCTGCATATCGCGTTTCTCGCGGATCAGCGCCACGATCTGATCAAACGAGGTATAGATCACCTCGGGCTGGCCATTCAGCGCGGGCGCTGCCGCCATCATCGCGCCATGGGCCGGGCCGCGCGCCATGGGGGCAAGCCGCATCGCGCCATGCACCGCGCCGCTGCCCGCCGGAGCGCCGCCTGCCATGCCGCCGCCTGCCAT
It encodes:
- a CDS encoding CCA tRNA nucleotidyltransferase, which encodes MKITGDWLTRTESQQVFRLLESAGHQALAVGGCVRNALIGAPVADVDISTDAHPDRVIGLARAAGLRVVPTGIDHGTVTVIIGDAPYEITTWRRDVETDGRRAVVAFADRIEDDAMRRDFTMNALYARADGTVTDPLGTGLADALARHIRFVGAAEARIREDYLRILRFFRFYAWYGDPDEGPDPDSLGACAALAGGVDTLSRERVGAELKKLLAAPDPAPALAAMQAAGVLAAALPGADARQVALLVHFETGRTPRWTRRLAVMGGDTLGETLRLSRAESTEITRLREATLEGGAPARLGHILGTETATDAILARAALLESPPPLAWEDAVARGAAATFPVTAADLMTDYSGPALGRRLAALKEAWLASDLTLGRDALLALP
- a CDS encoding CoA pyrophosphatase encodes the protein MAADPSPETLRQLLALPGATPPSSDYDLNPGIRLPEGRKLRPAAVLIPVLLMQGGARVMLTKRSSQLKHHPGQIAFPGGKTDEGDAGPEATALREAWEETGLAPGAVEVLGRLPDHETVTGFQVTPILGLIAAPFAPRPEAGEVAEVFTVPLAHLLSIPRYSIERRMWRGEWRRYYTVPWGPWYIWGATARILRGLAGRAAGRDGS
- a CDS encoding Hsp33 family molecular chaperone HslO; translation: MQIGSKIAWDDTVLPFQLDLSGIRGRVARLDGVLDQVLSQHKYPPAIEALVAECALLTALIGQTIKLRWKLSLQIRGNGAARLIATDYYGPTAEGEPARIRAYASYDAERVWETDDPFSLIGDGYFAVMLDQGEGMLPYQGFTPIAGGSLRSCAESYFAQSEQIPTRFALSFGKSHEPGREAGWRAGGIMLQHMPQTGGVAAAQGSGESGLLTHADILSGAPAEDWNRANHLLDTVETLELIGPNVAPTELLVRLFHEEEPRVFDAQPLRFGCSCSEDKVRNTLSIYSQKDIAHMTTAEGKVTADCQFCGAHYEMDPATLGFEGTAAASTTGNGG
- a CDS encoding NUDIX hydrolase, translating into MIRRYGEAVKPGQQYRRRPGVYAVLWRGGRILTTFQQSPVPELQLPGGGIDPGENPLAALHREVFEETGWKIDAPRRIGTYRRFTFMPDYDFWAEKVCTVWLARPVLRHGPPGEPGHTAVWLTPGEALERLGSEGDRAMLARVLAGR
- a CDS encoding HAD-IA family hydrolase is translated as MKPEAVIFDIGNVLLRWDPEGFYDREIGEDRRRALFAETGVMEVNDEVDAGAPFRASIEDLAARHPAWAAEIMMWHDRWHDLASPPITGAIRLRDTLRAKGIPVFALTNFGDGSWDHALLRYGFLADFDRLYISGRLRLVKPDPALYAHVEADCGIAPDRLLFADDRADNIAAAARRGWRTHQVESWEGLARRLVAEDLLTEDEAGL
- a CDS encoding DMT family transporter, with product MSEPIHHAGPSGPSPVLTGILLAAGGTALYSVNDMAIKQLSSGYALHQIILIRSLIGMTVLLFLIARSGRGFAQLRTRRPLGHLIRVLVILISNSVYYTGLAVMPMADAAAVSYTSPLMVTALSVLALHERVGPRRWFAVFLGLIGTILILRPGAGVIQIAALLVLLSSLLYAIGNLMTRSMRETETAMTFSFYVISGFIILSSLMGLICGDGRFDTGDELWSFLLRPWIWPPLADIPWLLLTGCCVVTGGLMVAQAYRTTEAAILAPFDYTGMPMAIFWGVTIFGTWPDLTSWGGIALICGSGIYIVWREAIIGKRKKT
- a CDS encoding YaiI/YqxD family protein, which gives rise to MTLYIDADACPVKAEAEQVATRLRQPMVLVSNGGIRPSANPLVSSVYVGQGLDEADRWIADRAGRGDVVVTSDIPLAARVIEGGAFVVKPNGEELHERNIGSVLATRDLMADLRSADPFRQGGGRAFSKADRSRFLESLDRVMRRADVAGRTDAGGKAG
- the fghA gene encoding S-formylglutathione hydrolase, coding for MKTISENRCFGGVQGVYSHASETTRTDMTFGLFLPEGAEDGPVPLLWYLSGLTCTHENAMVKAGAQRWAAEAGIALIFPDTSPRGEAVANDEAYDLGQGAGFYVNATEGPWARHYKMWDYVTDELPDLVFRAFPLEEGLQAITGHSMGGHGALTIAMSLPGRFSSVSAFSPICNPMASDWGRKQFTAYLGADESTWAPHDASALMRKRGFDGPVLIDQGTSDQFIDLLKPEALAAAMTERRQGGTFRMQKGYDHSYFFVSSFIEDHISFHVDALRG